A portion of the Caldilineales bacterium genome contains these proteins:
- a CDS encoding CoA transferase, whose amino-acid sequence MIDTPLALHNLRVLDLTEAMAGPYASMMLGDLGADVIKIERPGAGDMSRGWGPPFREGESGYFLSANRNKRSLTLNLASDAGREIFHRLVAGADVLLINQPRLESLQRLQADYASLSALNPRLIYCSITGYGMTGPYAGRSGYDLAAQGESGTMALTGEPDGPPVRYPVPISDITAGLYTTIAAVTALYAREHTGRGQFIDTALLDSQITWLTNLAGAYFMSGKPPRKLGNYHPQIAPYEPFQAADKPFLVAVGSERLWECFCQALGITATIGADPRFGANADRLRYRFELRAELEPIFATQPAEHWLAAMRTAGIPCGPINDMDEALADEHVLARGMVVGMEHPTVGPIRVVGNPMHFSHTPPSYRLPPPTLGQHTAAILHDLGYDDAAIAGLRGQGVI is encoded by the coding sequence ATGATCGACACCCCCCTTGCCCTCCACAACCTCCGCGTCCTCGACCTGACCGAAGCCATGGCCGGCCCCTATGCCAGCATGATGCTGGGCGACCTGGGCGCCGATGTGATCAAAATCGAACGCCCTGGCGCCGGCGATATGTCGCGCGGGTGGGGGCCGCCTTTCCGGGAGGGCGAAAGCGGCTACTTCCTCAGCGCCAACCGCAACAAGCGCAGCCTCACCCTCAACCTGGCCAGCGACGCCGGACGCGAGATCTTCCATCGCTTGGTCGCCGGCGCCGACGTCCTGCTCATCAACCAGCCCCGGCTGGAATCGTTGCAGCGCCTGCAGGCCGACTATGCCAGCCTCAGCGCCCTCAACCCCCGGCTGATCTACTGCTCGATCACCGGCTACGGCATGACCGGCCCCTACGCCGGGCGCAGCGGCTACGACCTGGCCGCGCAGGGCGAATCGGGCACGATGGCGCTCACCGGCGAGCCGGATGGCCCGCCCGTGCGCTATCCTGTGCCGATCAGCGACATCACCGCCGGCCTCTACACCACCATCGCCGCGGTCACGGCCCTCTATGCCCGCGAGCACACCGGCCGGGGCCAGTTCATCGACACCGCCCTGCTCGATTCGCAGATCACCTGGCTGACGAACCTGGCCGGGGCCTACTTCATGAGCGGCAAGCCCCCGCGCAAGCTGGGCAACTACCACCCGCAGATCGCCCCCTACGAGCCGTTCCAGGCCGCGGACAAACCGTTTCTGGTGGCAGTGGGCAGCGAGCGGCTGTGGGAGTGCTTCTGCCAGGCGCTGGGCATCACCGCCACCATCGGCGCCGACCCCCGCTTCGGCGCCAATGCCGACCGCCTGCGCTATCGCTTCGAGCTACGGGCCGAGCTAGAGCCGATCTTCGCCACGCAGCCGGCCGAGCACTGGCTGGCGGCCATGCGGACGGCGGGCATCCCCTGCGGCCCCATCAACGACATGGACGAGGCCCTGGCCGACGAGCATGTGTTGGCGCGGGGGATGGTGGTGGGGATGGAGCACCCGACCGTGGGGCCGATCCGGGTGGTGGGCAATCCCATGCACTTTTCGCACACCCCGCCCAGCTACCGGCTGCCCCCGCCCACCCTGGGCCAGCACACCGCCGCCATCCTCCACGACCTGGGCTATGATGATGCCGCCATCGCCGGTTTGCGCGGGCAAGGAGTGATTTGA